The following are from one region of the Rhinoraja longicauda isolate Sanriku21f chromosome 11, sRhiLon1.1, whole genome shotgun sequence genome:
- the scyl3 gene encoding protein-associating with the carboxyl-terminal domain of ezrin isoform X2 produces the protein MGAESSAARSCRMEGPPVTLPGGLSVYRATLEEEQLVSVFVYQRGNEEAVNKAAKHLKTLRHPCLLRFLSSTVEVDGIHLVTEHVQPLHMVLEDVSADEICAGIFDILQALIFLHDRGKLSHNNICVSSVFVSEDGHWKLGGMEMMCHFSQASSQFLSSIKSLRDLSGIAPEEQSSGFQFLPESHGHARDGYSFGTMITKLLPLLNEMEHVLAKFQETLNATLLNPDPMQRPSLQSLLSHEFFRNDFLDVVNFLQSLTLKTEEEKNEFFKFLLDRVQALPESLMASRLVPQLLTPLVFAEPVAIKNFLPHLLRPKTDASGDEFNCLLSPNVFREHVIPILLKLYSIREEHVRMVLLAHLNTYAALFSLEDLQDIILPQILLGLRDTSNTLVSGSLSSLAVLVPLLGAEVVVGGERAKIFKRATPNFKSTEITPEGSPAHVVNSNEHLSSLAVNNSFKLLSNNTEPEKKLISGTEKAKVNLIQNSQPPRFQILTKQAQYKGQTAIMSMNGIHGNDILGVDSTHKSILTHTSAGDWPDWSKSDNEILLEPKKDCILAGNNKFGDITVNDEPWDDFQTDENAQCNTTTQQAVKPHVSLFENKPQSKGMKLSTPLKTHTEMSCESWKNNNCNQQKMSVKETRKTNSIAQTSSRQKTSIKKTSLNDELGEEFTISVKKRPQRDPELDLFADMIPDIKLSSRGLLVPTQGTESVDSAKETEVASRGTEKTLTARDNSQTLVLASKFAATDTIEMETEGWDDDLNWEDNTW, from the exons ATGGGGGCGGAGAGCAGCGCGGCTAGGAGCTGCCGTATGGAGGGGCCGCCTGTCACCCTGCCCGGTGGTCTCAGCGTTTACAGGGCGACGCTGGAGGAGGAACAACTGGTGTCCGTTTTCGTGTACCAGCGGGGCAATGAGGAAGCCGTCAACAAGGCCGCCAAG CACCTGAAAACCTTGCGTCACCCATGTCTGCTGAGGTTCTTATCGAGTACCGTTGAAGTTGATGGAATCCACCTCGTTACTGAGCATGTGCAGCCATTGCATATGGTCCTGGAAGATGTCTCAGCAGATGAGATCTGTGCTGGAATTTTTGACATCCTCCAAGCACTTATCTTCCTGCATGACAGG GGGAAACTGAGCCACAATAATATATGTGTTTCTTCGGTGTTCGTGAGCGAGGATGGTCACTGGAAGCTGGGAGGAATGGAGATGATGTGTCATTTctctcaggcatcatctcag TTCCTGTCGAGTATCAAGTCATTGAGAGATTTGAGTGGAATTGCTCCAGAGGAACAG tCCTCAGGTTTTCAGTTTCTTCCTGAATCGCATGGACATGCACGAGATGGTTACTCATTTGGGACGATGATTACAAAACTCCTTCCTTTGCTTAATGAAATGG AACATGTACTAGCAAAATTCCAGGAAACCTTAAATGCTACTCTTCTTAACCCAGACCCTATGCAACGGCCATCTTTACAAAGCTTATTATCTCATGAATTTTTCAG GAATGACTTCTTGGACGTTGTAAATTTTTTACAAAGTTTGACCCTGAAAACAGAGGAAGAAAAGAATGAGTTTTTCAA GTTCCTCTTGGATCGAGTCCAGGCCTTGCCTGAAAGTCTTATGGCCTCTCGTCTAGTGCCACAATTGCTAACTCCACTGGTGTTCGCAGAACCAGTGGCGATCAAAAACTTTCTTCCTCATCTACTCAGGCCAAAGACAG ATGCATCTGGTGATGAATTCAATTGCCTTCTGTCACCCAATGTCTTTCGAGAGCATGTGATCCCTATTCTATTGAAACTCTATAGCATACGGGAAGAGCACGTGCGAATGGTGCTGTTGGCTCACCTCAACACTTATGCAGCTCTTTTTTCACTGGAAGACCTACAGGACATCATTCTTCCACAG ATATTGCTAGGACTTAGAGATACCAGTAACACACTGGTATCAGGATCACTTTCAAGTCTAGCAGTACTGGTGCCACTTCTAGGAGCTGAGGTAGTAGTTGGAGGTGAAAGAGCAAAGATCTTCAAACGTGCAACACCAAACTTCAAATCAACTGAGATCACCCCTGAAG GGTCTCCTGCACATGTCGTTAACAGTAATGAACATCTCAGTTCTTTGGCTGTAAACAATTCTTTCAAACTGCTTTCAAATAACACTGAACCTGAGAAGAAGCTCATAAGTGGGACGGAGAAAGCAAAAGTAAACCTAATTCAAAATTCCCAGCCCCCAAGGTTTCAAATACTGACAAAACAAG CGCAGTATAAAGGACAAACAGCCATAATGTCTATGAATGGTATTCATGGAAATGATATTTTGGGCGTTGACAGCACACACAAATCAATACTGACACACACATCTGCTGGCGATTGGCCAGATTGGAGCAAATCGGACAATGAAATTCTGCTTGAGCCTAAAAAGGATTGCATCCTTGCAGGAAACAACAAATTTGGGGATATTACAGTTAATGATGAACCATGGGATGACTTTcaaactgatgaaaatgctcAGTGTAATACAACAACACAACAGGCAGTTAAACCACATGTATCTCTTTTTGAGAATAAGCCTCAATCTAAGGGCATGAAGCTTTCTACACCACTGAAAACGCACACGGAGATGTCTTGTGAAAGTTGGAAGAATAATAACTGCAACCAGCAGAAAATGTCAGTAAAGGAAACTAGGAAAACAAATTCTATTGCACAGACGTCCTCCAGGCAGAAAACCTCGATAAAGAAAACATCTTTGAATGATGAACTTGGAGAGGAATTCACAATTAGTGTCAAGAAAAGACCACAGAGAGACCCTGAACTAGATCTCTTTGCTGATATGATACCAGACATTAAACTCTCATCCAGAGGCTTGTTAGTGCCAACACAGGGAACAGAATCAGTTGATTCTGCCAAAGAAACTGAAGTAGCTTCAAGGGGAACAGAGAAGACGTTGACTGCAAGAGACAATTCACAAACTTTAGTACTTGCATCAAAGTTTGCTGCAACAGACACTATTGAG ATGGAAACTGAAGGTTGGGATGATGATCTGAACTGGGAGGACAATACTTGGTAA
- the scyl3 gene encoding protein-associating with the carboxyl-terminal domain of ezrin isoform X1 encodes MGAESSAARSCRMEGPPVTLPGGLSVYRATLEEEQLVSVFVYQRGNEEAVNKAAKHLKTLRHPCLLRFLSSTVEVDGIHLVTEHVQPLHMVLEDVSADEICAGIFDILQALIFLHDRGKLSHNNICVSSVFVSEDGHWKLGGMEMMCHFSQASSQFLSSIKSLRDLSGIAPEEQSSGFQFLPESHGHARDGYSFGTMITKLLPLLNEMVAEHVLAKFQETLNATLLNPDPMQRPSLQSLLSHEFFRNDFLDVVNFLQSLTLKTEEEKNEFFKFLLDRVQALPESLMASRLVPQLLTPLVFAEPVAIKNFLPHLLRPKTDASGDEFNCLLSPNVFREHVIPILLKLYSIREEHVRMVLLAHLNTYAALFSLEDLQDIILPQILLGLRDTSNTLVSGSLSSLAVLVPLLGAEVVVGGERAKIFKRATPNFKSTEITPEGSPAHVVNSNEHLSSLAVNNSFKLLSNNTEPEKKLISGTEKAKVNLIQNSQPPRFQILTKQAQYKGQTAIMSMNGIHGNDILGVDSTHKSILTHTSAGDWPDWSKSDNEILLEPKKDCILAGNNKFGDITVNDEPWDDFQTDENAQCNTTTQQAVKPHVSLFENKPQSKGMKLSTPLKTHTEMSCESWKNNNCNQQKMSVKETRKTNSIAQTSSRQKTSIKKTSLNDELGEEFTISVKKRPQRDPELDLFADMIPDIKLSSRGLLVPTQGTESVDSAKETEVASRGTEKTLTARDNSQTLVLASKFAATDTIEMETEGWDDDLNWEDNTW; translated from the exons ATGGGGGCGGAGAGCAGCGCGGCTAGGAGCTGCCGTATGGAGGGGCCGCCTGTCACCCTGCCCGGTGGTCTCAGCGTTTACAGGGCGACGCTGGAGGAGGAACAACTGGTGTCCGTTTTCGTGTACCAGCGGGGCAATGAGGAAGCCGTCAACAAGGCCGCCAAG CACCTGAAAACCTTGCGTCACCCATGTCTGCTGAGGTTCTTATCGAGTACCGTTGAAGTTGATGGAATCCACCTCGTTACTGAGCATGTGCAGCCATTGCATATGGTCCTGGAAGATGTCTCAGCAGATGAGATCTGTGCTGGAATTTTTGACATCCTCCAAGCACTTATCTTCCTGCATGACAGG GGGAAACTGAGCCACAATAATATATGTGTTTCTTCGGTGTTCGTGAGCGAGGATGGTCACTGGAAGCTGGGAGGAATGGAGATGATGTGTCATTTctctcaggcatcatctcag TTCCTGTCGAGTATCAAGTCATTGAGAGATTTGAGTGGAATTGCTCCAGAGGAACAG tCCTCAGGTTTTCAGTTTCTTCCTGAATCGCATGGACATGCACGAGATGGTTACTCATTTGGGACGATGATTACAAAACTCCTTCCTTTGCTTAATGAAATGG TTGCAGAACATGTACTAGCAAAATTCCAGGAAACCTTAAATGCTACTCTTCTTAACCCAGACCCTATGCAACGGCCATCTTTACAAAGCTTATTATCTCATGAATTTTTCAG GAATGACTTCTTGGACGTTGTAAATTTTTTACAAAGTTTGACCCTGAAAACAGAGGAAGAAAAGAATGAGTTTTTCAA GTTCCTCTTGGATCGAGTCCAGGCCTTGCCTGAAAGTCTTATGGCCTCTCGTCTAGTGCCACAATTGCTAACTCCACTGGTGTTCGCAGAACCAGTGGCGATCAAAAACTTTCTTCCTCATCTACTCAGGCCAAAGACAG ATGCATCTGGTGATGAATTCAATTGCCTTCTGTCACCCAATGTCTTTCGAGAGCATGTGATCCCTATTCTATTGAAACTCTATAGCATACGGGAAGAGCACGTGCGAATGGTGCTGTTGGCTCACCTCAACACTTATGCAGCTCTTTTTTCACTGGAAGACCTACAGGACATCATTCTTCCACAG ATATTGCTAGGACTTAGAGATACCAGTAACACACTGGTATCAGGATCACTTTCAAGTCTAGCAGTACTGGTGCCACTTCTAGGAGCTGAGGTAGTAGTTGGAGGTGAAAGAGCAAAGATCTTCAAACGTGCAACACCAAACTTCAAATCAACTGAGATCACCCCTGAAG GGTCTCCTGCACATGTCGTTAACAGTAATGAACATCTCAGTTCTTTGGCTGTAAACAATTCTTTCAAACTGCTTTCAAATAACACTGAACCTGAGAAGAAGCTCATAAGTGGGACGGAGAAAGCAAAAGTAAACCTAATTCAAAATTCCCAGCCCCCAAGGTTTCAAATACTGACAAAACAAG CGCAGTATAAAGGACAAACAGCCATAATGTCTATGAATGGTATTCATGGAAATGATATTTTGGGCGTTGACAGCACACACAAATCAATACTGACACACACATCTGCTGGCGATTGGCCAGATTGGAGCAAATCGGACAATGAAATTCTGCTTGAGCCTAAAAAGGATTGCATCCTTGCAGGAAACAACAAATTTGGGGATATTACAGTTAATGATGAACCATGGGATGACTTTcaaactgatgaaaatgctcAGTGTAATACAACAACACAACAGGCAGTTAAACCACATGTATCTCTTTTTGAGAATAAGCCTCAATCTAAGGGCATGAAGCTTTCTACACCACTGAAAACGCACACGGAGATGTCTTGTGAAAGTTGGAAGAATAATAACTGCAACCAGCAGAAAATGTCAGTAAAGGAAACTAGGAAAACAAATTCTATTGCACAGACGTCCTCCAGGCAGAAAACCTCGATAAAGAAAACATCTTTGAATGATGAACTTGGAGAGGAATTCACAATTAGTGTCAAGAAAAGACCACAGAGAGACCCTGAACTAGATCTCTTTGCTGATATGATACCAGACATTAAACTCTCATCCAGAGGCTTGTTAGTGCCAACACAGGGAACAGAATCAGTTGATTCTGCCAAAGAAACTGAAGTAGCTTCAAGGGGAACAGAGAAGACGTTGACTGCAAGAGACAATTCACAAACTTTAGTACTTGCATCAAAGTTTGCTGCAACAGACACTATTGAG ATGGAAACTGAAGGTTGGGATGATGATCTGAACTGGGAGGACAATACTTGGTAA